A stretch of Halomonas elongata DSM 2581 DNA encodes these proteins:
- the dnaX gene encoding DNA polymerase III subunit gamma/tau, translated as MSYQVLARKWRPRTFHELVGQEHVQRALVNALDQGRLHHAYLFTGTRGVGKTTLARILAKCLNCTAGGPGDEAVTSQPCGQCSNCQAIDQGRFVDLLEVDAASRTKVEDTRELLDNVQYAPTQGRYKVYLIDEVHMLSTSSFNALLKTLEEPPPHVKFLLATTDPQKLPPTVLSRCLQFTLKHMPPERIVGHLSMVLEAESVPFEESALWLLGKAAEGSMRDAMSLTDQAIAFGQGEVRHGDVAAMLGTLDHRHVLALIEALAEADAARLLAEVAALAEQGPDFAAVLDDVTAILHRLAIAQMVPDALDNGHGDRDDLLALAARFTAEDIQLYYQIGVQGRGDMGHAPDLRTALEMTLLRMLAFRPQGVPRPAKTPLPMRGESSGGTGSPSGGSSASPAGEEKAPAGTEAAAPEPPPAEESARPPEPTATPEPTATPEPAPGAVPEPAVEPPESPEAPREAPPQQASTPPWEDMPANPETSAEPAPPEPEESVEAQALEPDEVASSVASAPDIDSAPPVEVAPEAAQPAPAEAIEEEPPIPAAEPVAADGTLTHDAWLASFDTLRLSGLTRNLAAHCMVEHDDGEVLQLRLDPSQAAMQAEVHVERIREALAGAGVERRLVISDGELPESVETPKQRADRLAAERHAQAVDALKADPHVKQLQQAFGARLVEASVKPSGEHARG; from the coding sequence ATGAGCTATCAGGTACTGGCCCGCAAGTGGCGGCCGCGCACCTTCCATGAACTGGTCGGGCAAGAGCATGTCCAGCGCGCGCTGGTCAATGCCCTGGACCAGGGGCGGCTGCATCATGCCTACCTGTTCACCGGAACTCGGGGCGTGGGCAAGACCACCCTGGCGCGCATACTGGCCAAGTGCCTGAACTGCACGGCGGGCGGTCCGGGCGACGAGGCCGTGACCTCGCAGCCGTGCGGGCAGTGCTCGAACTGCCAGGCCATCGATCAGGGGCGCTTCGTCGATCTGCTCGAGGTCGACGCCGCCTCGCGCACCAAGGTGGAGGACACCCGCGAACTGCTCGACAACGTGCAGTACGCGCCGACCCAGGGGCGCTACAAGGTGTATCTCATCGACGAGGTACACATGTTGTCGACCAGCAGTTTCAACGCCCTGCTGAAGACGCTGGAGGAACCGCCGCCCCACGTGAAGTTCCTGCTGGCGACCACCGATCCGCAAAAGCTGCCGCCCACGGTGCTGTCGCGCTGCCTGCAGTTCACGCTCAAGCACATGCCGCCGGAACGCATCGTCGGTCATCTCTCGATGGTGCTCGAGGCCGAGTCCGTGCCCTTCGAGGAAAGTGCGCTGTGGCTGCTCGGCAAGGCGGCCGAGGGCTCGATGCGCGACGCCATGAGTCTCACCGACCAGGCCATCGCCTTTGGCCAGGGCGAGGTTCGTCATGGCGATGTGGCAGCCATGCTGGGCACTCTCGATCATCGGCACGTGCTGGCGTTGATCGAGGCCCTGGCCGAGGCGGATGCCGCCCGGTTGTTGGCCGAGGTCGCCGCGCTGGCCGAGCAGGGGCCGGATTTCGCCGCCGTGCTCGATGATGTCACCGCCATCCTGCACCGGCTGGCAATCGCCCAGATGGTGCCGGATGCGCTGGACAACGGACACGGTGACCGGGATGACCTGCTGGCGCTGGCAGCGCGTTTCACCGCCGAGGATATCCAGCTCTATTACCAGATCGGTGTGCAGGGGCGGGGCGACATGGGCCACGCGCCGGATCTGCGCACCGCACTGGAAATGACGCTGCTGCGCATGCTGGCCTTCCGTCCCCAGGGCGTGCCGAGGCCCGCCAAGACGCCGCTGCCGATGCGTGGCGAAAGCAGTGGCGGAACAGGTAGTCCGAGTGGCGGGTCTTCCGCCTCGCCTGCCGGGGAGGAGAAGGCGCCTGCCGGCACCGAGGCAGCGGCGCCCGAGCCGCCTCCTGCGGAGGAATCGGCCAGGCCACCTGAGCCCACGGCAACACCTGAGCCCACTGCAACGCCTGAGCCCGCCCCGGGAGCGGTGCCCGAACCGGCTGTCGAGCCCCCAGAATCACCTGAGGCACCGCGCGAAGCGCCGCCCCAGCAGGCTTCGACGCCGCCCTGGGAAGACATGCCAGCGAATCCGGAAACCTCCGCCGAGCCGGCTCCACCCGAGCCGGAAGAGAGCGTTGAAGCGCAGGCCCTCGAACCTGACGAGGTGGCATCATCCGTCGCGTCGGCTCCCGATATCGATAGTGCACCGCCGGTCGAGGTGGCGCCCGAGGCGGCGCAACCGGCGCCTGCCGAGGCGATCGAGGAAGAGCCACCGATACCCGCCGCCGAGCCTGTCGCGGCCGATGGCACCCTGACCCACGATGCCTGGCTGGCGAGCTTCGATACCCTGAGATTATCCGGACTCACGCGCAACCTGGCGGCCCACTGCATGGTCGAACATGATGACGGCGAGGTCCTGCAATTGCGCCTGGATCCCTCCCAGGCAGCGATGCAGGCCGAGGTGCACGTGGAGCGCATCCGGGAAGCCCTGGCCGGGGCGGGGGTCGAGCGGCGCCTGGTGATCAGCGATGGCGAATTGCCCGAGTCGGTGGAAACGCCCAAACAGCGTGCCGACCGGCTCGCCGCCGAGCGTCATGCCCAGGCGGTTGACGCCCTGAAGGCCGACCCCCATGTTAAGCAGTTGCAGCAGGCATTCGGTGCGCGCCTGGTCGAGGCATCGGTCAAGCCGTCCGGCGAGCACGCTCGGGGCTGA
- a CDS encoding YbaB/EbfC family nucleoid-associated protein gives MMKGGMGNLMKQAQEMQDKMQKAQEEVAKAEVQGEAGAGMIKVTMNGRHDVISVDIDPSVMEEDKELLEDLLAAAVNDAVRKVEASSKELMEEATAGMNLPPGFKMPF, from the coding sequence ATGATGAAGGGTGGAATGGGCAACCTGATGAAGCAGGCCCAGGAAATGCAGGACAAGATGCAGAAGGCCCAGGAAGAGGTCGCCAAGGCCGAAGTCCAGGGCGAGGCCGGGGCCGGTATGATCAAGGTGACCATGAACGGTCGCCACGACGTGATCTCGGTCGATATCGACCCGAGTGTCATGGAAGAAGACAAGGAACTGCTCGAGGACCTGCTCGCCGCCGCGGTCAATGATGCCGTGCGCAAGGTCGAGGCCAGCTCCAAGGAGCTGATGGAAGAGGCGACGGCTGGGATGAATCTGCCGCCGGGTTTCAAGATGCCCTTCTGA
- the recR gene encoding recombination mediator RecR — MSFSPLVDRLMESFRVLPGVGPKTAQRMAMHLLERDREGGQRLAEVLGVALEQVGYCQRCRTLTEETICALCKSDRRDDSVLCVVESPADLLAIEEARGYRGRYFVLHGHLSPLDGIGPEDIGLDQLDARVAEDGVEEVILATNPTVEGEATAHYIASQLEPRGVKLSRLAYGVPMGGELEYVDGGTLSRAFNGRLPFESE, encoded by the coding sequence ATGAGCTTTTCCCCTCTGGTTGATCGGTTGATGGAGTCTTTTCGGGTGTTGCCCGGGGTAGGGCCCAAGACTGCCCAGCGCATGGCCATGCATCTGCTCGAGCGTGATCGCGAGGGCGGTCAGCGTCTGGCCGAGGTGCTGGGTGTGGCGCTCGAGCAGGTCGGCTATTGCCAGCGCTGTCGTACCCTGACCGAGGAGACGATCTGCGCGTTGTGCAAAAGCGACCGACGTGACGACAGCGTGCTGTGCGTGGTGGAATCGCCCGCCGATCTGCTGGCCATCGAGGAAGCCAGGGGGTATCGGGGGCGCTATTTCGTGCTGCATGGCCATCTCTCGCCGCTGGATGGCATCGGTCCCGAGGACATCGGGCTCGACCAGCTCGATGCCCGGGTGGCCGAGGACGGTGTCGAGGAGGTGATTCTCGCCACCAATCCCACCGTGGAGGGCGAGGCGACCGCCCACTACATCGCCTCTCAACTGGAGCCGCGCGGCGTGAAGCTGTCGCGGCTCGCCTATGGCGTGCCCATGGGAGGCGAGCTGGAGTACGTCGACGGCGGCACCCTGAGCCGAGCCTTCAATGGTCGCTTGCCTTTCGAGAGCGAGTGA
- the rnd gene encoding ribonuclease D, whose amino-acid sequence MPLTPEIRWIDTPEALDEACAEVAEADVIALDTEFFREKTFHPVPALVQFCVGGAAYLVDPTVVACTDAFRRLLGEGPVKLLHASSEDLEVFLHWAGVTVSPLVDTQIAQALLGEVPAMGYQKLVEFWVGETLPKDETRSNWLERPLSETQTTYAALDVIYLLEVWQVQRDALERYGRLGWLEEECRKLVDQAARDEQSDGQWYLRQRQLWRLSPRQIEAYRRLTTWREGEVRRRDLPRGWLASDKLLYGIAERMPENRYELASVEGMKPPLVKREGDTMLALVREARHVEEEQLPTPPWSPMESAFKKRYKALRQVVGREAEALGVAPEVLLRRRDLEALVSASLRNEPLPMPEGWRGERLAEALETVLHETSETS is encoded by the coding sequence ATGCCCCTGACTCCCGAGATTCGCTGGATCGACACACCGGAGGCCCTGGACGAGGCCTGCGCCGAGGTGGCCGAGGCCGATGTCATCGCCCTGGACACCGAGTTCTTCCGCGAGAAGACCTTTCACCCCGTACCCGCCCTGGTCCAGTTCTGTGTCGGCGGTGCGGCCTACCTGGTCGATCCGACGGTGGTGGCCTGCACCGACGCCTTTCGCCGGCTGCTCGGCGAAGGGCCGGTAAAGCTGCTGCATGCATCCAGCGAGGATCTGGAGGTCTTCCTCCACTGGGCCGGCGTGACGGTATCGCCGCTGGTGGATACCCAGATCGCCCAGGCGTTGCTCGGCGAGGTGCCGGCGATGGGCTATCAGAAACTGGTCGAATTCTGGGTCGGCGAAACCCTGCCCAAGGACGAAACGCGCTCGAACTGGCTGGAGCGGCCGTTGAGCGAAACGCAGACGACCTATGCCGCCCTCGACGTGATCTATCTGCTGGAGGTATGGCAGGTCCAGCGCGATGCCCTGGAGCGCTACGGCAGGTTGGGCTGGCTGGAGGAAGAATGCCGGAAACTGGTCGATCAGGCGGCGCGCGACGAGCAAAGCGATGGCCAGTGGTACCTGCGACAGCGTCAGCTATGGCGGCTCTCGCCTCGCCAGATCGAGGCATATCGGCGGCTCACCACCTGGCGCGAGGGCGAAGTTCGCCGGCGTGACCTGCCGCGTGGCTGGCTGGCCAGCGACAAGCTGCTCTATGGCATCGCCGAGCGCATGCCCGAGAACCGCTACGAACTGGCCAGTGTGGAAGGCATGAAGCCGCCCCTGGTCAAGCGCGAGGGGGATACCATGCTGGCGCTGGTGCGCGAGGCGCGCCACGTCGAGGAAGAACAGCTGCCGACGCCGCCCTGGTCGCCCATGGAGTCTGCCTTCAAGAAGCGCTACAAGGCACTCAGGCAAGTGGTCGGTCGTGAGGCCGAAGCCCTGGGAGTGGCGCCGGAAGTGTTATTGCGCCGCCGCGATCTCGAGGCCCTGGTGAGTGCCTCGCTGCGGAATGAACCGCTGCCCATGCCCGAAGGCTGGCGAGGCGAAAGGCTTGCCGAGGCGCTCGAGACCGTCCTTCACGAAACATCGGAAACGTCATGA
- a CDS encoding YcgL domain-containing protein, producing MTYFKGKLLCEVFKSPRKDEMYLFVDKTQGLAEVPEALLERFGEPVSTMSLLLTPEKRLARTTGADIMAAIEEKGYYLQLPPAKDEYLLDLYRAPTEAKY from the coding sequence ATGACCTACTTCAAGGGCAAGCTGCTGTGCGAAGTCTTCAAGAGCCCGCGCAAGGATGAGATGTATCTCTTCGTGGACAAGACCCAAGGGCTCGCCGAGGTCCCCGAAGCCCTGCTCGAGCGCTTCGGGGAGCCCGTCTCGACCATGAGCCTGCTGCTCACCCCCGAGAAGCGGCTGGCCCGTACCACGGGGGCCGACATCATGGCGGCCATCGAGGAAAAGGGCTATTACTTGCAGTTGCCGCCGGCCAAGGATGAGTACCTGCTGGATCTCTATCGTGCGCCGACGGAAGCGAAGTACTGA
- a CDS encoding YcgN family cysteine cluster protein — MRERFWERFPLEELTDEEWEALCDGCGQCCLMKLQDDDGDLAVLNVACELLDIGSCRCSDYENRFERVPDCQQLTPERVEQFNWLPGSCAYRRLAEGRKLAGWHPLISGDPERVHRKGISVRSFAVSQQGIPEEALEDHIIAIIPVDN; from the coding sequence ATGAGAGAACGTTTCTGGGAACGCTTTCCCCTCGAGGAATTGACCGACGAGGAGTGGGAGGCGTTGTGCGATGGCTGTGGCCAGTGCTGCCTGATGAAGCTCCAGGATGATGACGGGGACCTGGCGGTGCTCAATGTGGCCTGTGAGCTGCTGGATATCGGCAGTTGCCGGTGCAGTGACTATGAGAACCGCTTCGAGCGTGTGCCGGACTGCCAGCAACTGACGCCGGAGCGCGTCGAGCAGTTCAACTGGCTGCCGGGCTCCTGTGCCTATCGCCGCCTGGCCGAGGGGCGCAAGCTTGCCGGCTGGCACCCGTTGATTTCCGGCGACCCCGAGCGTGTCCATCGCAAGGGGATCAGTGTGCGCAGCTTCGCCGTTTCGCAGCAAGGTATTCCGGAGGAAGCACTTGAAGACCATATCATCGCCATTATTCCCGTCGATAACTGA
- the modA gene encoding molybdate ABC transporter substrate-binding protein, whose protein sequence is MKRRRRRMAAVLLGTVLLTLASSASAGERVELFAAASMTDAIDRAVARFEATHDVDVVPVYAASSTLARQIANGAPAELYISANVEWMDWLGEQGVTLSERADLVHNRLALVAPADTTREPFTPGEGETLAARLGGSERLAVGDPAHVPAGIYARQALQSLGEWEALAPRLARADNVRAALALVERGEAPLGVVYRTDAEASDGVRLLGLFPSDSHEPIIYPIAAIGAHPSEGALTLRRWLESDDAKAIFQRAGFGT, encoded by the coding sequence GTGAAGCGGCGACGCAGGCGCATGGCCGCCGTCCTGCTCGGAACGGTACTGCTGACGCTGGCGTCATCGGCGTCGGCAGGTGAGCGGGTCGAACTGTTCGCGGCGGCATCGATGACCGATGCCATCGACCGTGCGGTGGCGCGCTTCGAGGCGACGCATGACGTGGACGTGGTGCCGGTCTATGCGGCTTCTTCCACGCTCGCGCGGCAGATCGCCAACGGCGCACCGGCCGAGCTCTACATCTCCGCCAATGTCGAGTGGATGGACTGGCTGGGCGAGCAGGGGGTAACGCTGAGCGAACGCGCCGACCTGGTCCACAATCGTCTGGCCCTGGTGGCGCCTGCCGACACGACGCGCGAGCCGTTCACTCCGGGAGAAGGGGAGACGCTCGCCGCGCGGCTAGGTGGTAGCGAACGTCTGGCCGTCGGCGACCCGGCGCATGTGCCGGCCGGTATCTACGCCCGGCAGGCGCTGCAGTCGCTGGGGGAATGGGAGGCGCTGGCGCCGCGGCTGGCGCGTGCCGACAACGTGCGGGCGGCGCTGGCCCTGGTAGAACGCGGCGAGGCGCCTTTGGGTGTGGTCTATCGCACCGATGCCGAGGCCAGTGACGGCGTCAGGCTGTTGGGCTTGTTCCCGTCCGACTCTCACGAGCCGATCATCTATCCCATCGCCGCGATCGGTGCGCATCCTTCTGAAGGGGCCCTGACGCTCCGCCGCTGGCTGGAGAGTGACGACGCCAAGGCGATATTTCAGCGGGCGGGATTTGGAACCTAA
- the modB gene encoding molybdate ABC transporter permease subunit, which yields MLSDAEIEAILISLRVAGVAVAWILLPGIAVAWLMARHEFRGKALLDGLLHLPLVLPPVVVGYLLLVSLGSRGLLGTWLNEWWGVRLPFTWQGAAVAGGVMAFPLLVRALRLSLEAVDPRLEAAASTLGAGRWRVFATITLPLTLPGLLTGSVLAFARALSEFGATITFASNIPGETRTLPLALYSLIQTPGGEAAAARLCALSVVIAMISLVASEWLARRARARLQGRDA from the coding sequence ATGCTGAGCGATGCCGAAATCGAAGCTATCCTGATCAGTCTGCGGGTCGCGGGTGTTGCCGTGGCTTGGATCCTGCTTCCCGGCATCGCCGTGGCCTGGCTGATGGCGCGTCATGAGTTTCGCGGCAAGGCACTGCTCGATGGCCTGCTGCATCTGCCGCTGGTCCTGCCGCCGGTGGTGGTGGGCTACTTGCTGTTGGTGTCGCTGGGCAGTCGAGGCCTTCTGGGAACATGGCTCAACGAGTGGTGGGGCGTGCGCCTGCCGTTCACCTGGCAGGGGGCCGCCGTGGCCGGTGGCGTCATGGCCTTTCCGCTGCTGGTGCGCGCCCTGAGGCTCTCCCTCGAAGCGGTCGATCCGCGCCTGGAGGCCGCCGCCAGCACGCTGGGCGCCGGGCGCTGGCGGGTCTTTGCCACCATCACGCTGCCACTGACGCTGCCGGGCTTGTTGACCGGCAGCGTGCTGGCCTTTGCGCGGGCTCTCTCGGAGTTCGGTGCCACCATCACCTTCGCCTCGAACATTCCCGGCGAGACGCGCACCTTGCCGCTGGCGCTTTATTCGTTAATCCAGACGCCCGGCGGCGAGGCGGCGGCGGCCCGGCTCTGCGCCTTGTCGGTCGTGATCGCGATGATTTCCCTGGTGGCGTCCGAGTGGCTGGCCAGGCGCGCACGCGCCCGGCTCCAGGGGCGGGACGCATGA
- the modC gene encoding molybdenum ABC transporter ATP-binding protein has translation MNHDSGLILEVSQRLGEFSLEADLTLPGRGVTALFGASGSGKTSLLRLIAGLDRPDRGRISLDGELLVDTATRRFVPAHRRRLGVVFQEARLFPHYRVRGNLAYGMPAHMASRFEAVVGLLGIDHLLARYPATLSGGEARRVAIGRALLSDPRLLLMDEPLTGLDGARKRELLRYIQRLADEVDIPIVYVSHEPAELVEIADTLILMEQGRVRAQGKLDALMERCDLADALGGFDAAMPLEASVQAHDGAYGLTRLGLDDGQVLIVPGMTAPLGQRVRLRVPVREVALACAPSAELSYRNQLVTVIEQAWVPPGDATTMELRLRLGSQMLGARLTRKSYDELGLAVGQEVTALVRAVAFAPRDA, from the coding sequence ATGAACCACGACAGCGGCCTGATTCTGGAGGTGAGCCAGCGGCTCGGGGAGTTCTCCCTGGAGGCCGACTTGACCCTGCCCGGGCGCGGCGTGACGGCGCTGTTCGGCGCTTCCGGCAGCGGCAAGACGAGTCTGCTGCGCCTGATTGCTGGCCTCGACAGGCCGGATCGCGGCCGCATCTCGCTGGATGGCGAACTCCTGGTGGATACTGCCACGCGTCGCTTCGTGCCGGCCCATCGTCGTCGCCTCGGCGTGGTCTTCCAGGAAGCCAGGTTGTTCCCGCACTACCGGGTGCGCGGCAACCTGGCCTACGGCATGCCGGCGCACATGGCGTCGCGCTTCGAGGCCGTCGTCGGCTTGCTGGGCATCGATCATCTGCTGGCGCGCTACCCGGCCACGCTGTCCGGTGGCGAGGCGCGTCGCGTGGCCATCGGGCGAGCCCTGCTCAGCGACCCGCGTCTGTTGCTGATGGACGAGCCGTTGACCGGCCTGGATGGGGCGCGCAAGCGGGAACTGCTGCGCTATATCCAGCGTCTGGCCGACGAGGTCGATATTCCCATCGTCTATGTCAGCCATGAACCTGCCGAACTGGTCGAGATCGCCGATACGCTGATCCTGATGGAGCAGGGGCGCGTGCGTGCCCAGGGCAAGCTGGATGCCTTGATGGAACGCTGCGACCTCGCCGATGCCCTGGGGGGCTTCGATGCCGCCATGCCCCTCGAGGCCAGCGTCCAGGCGCACGATGGGGCCTACGGGCTGACCCGCCTGGGTCTCGATGATGGTCAGGTTCTTATCGTGCCCGGCATGACGGCCCCGCTGGGGCAGCGCGTACGGCTACGCGTGCCGGTGCGCGAGGTGGCGCTGGCGTGTGCACCGAGTGCCGAGCTCAGTTATCGCAACCAACTGGTCACGGTCATCGAGCAGGCCTGGGTGCCGCCCGGCGATGCGACCACCATGGAGCTTCGCCTGCGCCTGGGTAGCCAGATGCTGGGCGCCCGCTTGACCCGCAAATCCTACGACGAGCTTGGTCTGGCCGTGGGTCAGGAAGTGACGGCGCTGGTCCGCGCCGTCGCCTTCGCACCAAGAGACGCCTGA
- a CDS encoding S9 family peptidase, translated as MKAQPPRDRNANTDASARPVQRFRRPDDPHWHWLEQRDAPEVTAFLEAANDEARRWFAPLEDLTERLYHGHLARRELAVHGLPTALDHFTVWSETAADADHPVWWRHANDAPETAEPFFDTQARARDSAFFEIGDMALSPDETWLAWTEDTQGDEIFALWLQHLPDDPPVKLLDDIGPELCWAEDGTTLLFTRFDATQRPESIWRLSLRLTAPSPSIDHEALILHEKDPEFWLGLGKTRSREWLVLESASKDTSETHLVPARSPDSAPWRFQPREAGVEYAIDHRPGHFYVLHNRHAPHFRLDRCDETNPDSDGETLVEHRDDTTLEGVDSFSWGLVLTERDHHEAQVRLRVIELDAAHARQRDHWLALNETPCSQALGATPHFDARRLRLREESFTQPPSWTEVDLDSGQRRLLKRQAIHGDLQPENLTCQRLWAHSHDGERVPVSVVMRADLTGHPLPTLLHGYGAYGEVLDAWFSVARLELLARGVAFAVAHVRGGGERGEPWYLAGKLEHKANSFHDFLAARDALVEQGISDGERIVAHGASAGGLLVGASLNLSPERFRAAVLDVPFVDVLRTMQNPDLPLTTAEYSEWGDPRDPAVRQRLQAYSPLDNLPERPWPPVFLQGSWHDTRVAYWEPAKLYARLSELAGPDDTPPPLLRTDMDAGHGGASGRFKAWHDHAREDAFILWALGKA; from the coding sequence ATGAAAGCACAGCCGCCACGTGACCGAAACGCCAATACCGACGCTAGCGCCCGCCCCGTTCAACGCTTTCGACGCCCCGACGACCCCCACTGGCACTGGCTGGAGCAGCGTGACGCTCCCGAGGTGACAGCCTTCCTCGAAGCCGCCAACGATGAGGCCCGCCGCTGGTTCGCCCCGTTGGAGGATCTCACCGAGCGGCTCTATCACGGCCACCTCGCGCGTCGCGAACTGGCCGTTCATGGCCTGCCGACAGCGCTGGACCATTTCACCGTATGGAGCGAGACGGCGGCGGATGCCGATCACCCGGTATGGTGGCGCCACGCCAACGACGCGCCGGAAACCGCCGAGCCCTTCTTCGACACTCAAGCCAGGGCCCGCGACAGCGCCTTCTTCGAGATCGGCGACATGGCGCTCTCCCCCGACGAGACCTGGCTGGCCTGGACGGAGGACACCCAGGGCGACGAGATCTTCGCCCTCTGGCTGCAACATCTGCCCGACGACCCGCCGGTCAAGCTGCTCGACGACATCGGCCCCGAGCTCTGCTGGGCGGAGGACGGCACGACACTGCTGTTCACGCGCTTCGATGCCACCCAACGCCCGGAGAGCATCTGGCGCCTGTCGTTGCGGCTCACGGCGCCCTCTCCGAGTATCGACCACGAGGCGCTGATACTGCACGAGAAAGATCCGGAGTTCTGGCTCGGGCTTGGCAAGACACGCTCCCGGGAGTGGCTGGTGCTGGAGTCCGCCTCCAAGGACACCAGCGAGACCCACCTGGTTCCCGCCCGGTCCCCGGATAGTGCCCCCTGGCGATTCCAGCCCCGGGAAGCCGGCGTCGAATATGCCATCGATCATCGCCCCGGCCACTTCTATGTGCTGCACAACCGCCACGCCCCCCACTTCCGGCTCGATCGCTGCGACGAGACCAACCCGGACTCGGACGGCGAGACACTGGTCGAACACCGCGACGACACCACCCTGGAGGGCGTCGACTCCTTCTCCTGGGGGCTGGTGCTCACCGAGCGCGACCATCACGAAGCCCAGGTCCGGCTACGCGTCATCGAGCTCGACGCGGCCCACGCCCGACAACGCGACCACTGGCTTGCGTTGAACGAGACACCCTGCAGCCAGGCGCTGGGTGCCACGCCCCATTTCGACGCGCGCCGCCTCAGGTTGCGCGAGGAGTCATTCACCCAACCGCCGAGCTGGACGGAAGTCGACCTGGACAGCGGCCAGCGTCGCCTGCTCAAGCGCCAGGCCATACATGGCGACCTGCAGCCCGAAAACCTGACCTGCCAGCGTCTCTGGGCCCATTCCCACGACGGCGAAAGGGTACCGGTCTCGGTGGTGATGCGTGCAGACCTGACGGGACACCCGCTGCCGACCCTGCTCCACGGCTACGGCGCCTACGGCGAGGTGCTCGATGCCTGGTTTTCGGTGGCTCGCCTGGAACTGCTGGCCCGCGGAGTCGCCTTCGCCGTCGCCCATGTGCGTGGCGGTGGCGAACGCGGCGAGCCCTGGTACCTGGCCGGCAAGCTCGAGCACAAGGCCAACAGCTTCCATGATTTCCTGGCCGCCCGGGATGCCCTGGTCGAGCAAGGCATCAGCGACGGCGAACGCATCGTGGCCCATGGCGCCAGTGCCGGCGGACTGCTGGTCGGCGCCAGCCTCAACCTGTCTCCCGAGCGTTTTCGTGCGGCGGTGCTCGACGTACCCTTCGTCGATGTTCTGCGCACCATGCAGAATCCTGACCTGCCGTTGACCACCGCCGAATACAGCGAATGGGGCGATCCGCGCGATCCGGCCGTACGTCAACGCCTCCAGGCCTACTCGCCCCTGGACAACCTGCCCGAGCGCCCCTGGCCTCCCGTCTTCCTGCAGGGAAGCTGGCACGACACCCGAGTCGCCTACTGGGAGCCGGCCAAGCTCTACGCCCGCCTCAGCGAGCTGGCCGGTCCCGACGACACGCCTCCGCCGCTGCTGCGCACCGACATGGATGCCGGCCACGGCGGTGCATCCGGGCGCTTCAAGGCCTGGCATGACCACGCGCGGGAGGATGCCTTCATTCTCTGGGCGCTGGGGAAAGCATGA